In the Helianthus annuus cultivar XRQ/B chromosome 11, HanXRQr2.0-SUNRISE, whole genome shotgun sequence genome, one interval contains:
- the LOC118484268 gene encoding uncharacterized protein LOC118484268, with translation MDNTDRKILYEAAVEGWWWKAKYILKIHKSAATVAINENADTILHVAVEMGQNYFVEKLVGRTALHIAAMVGNMHAAQLLVQKRNEELVVILDSKEESPLDIAYANKKINTHTYFLKCPDLSLSSDKCQENAILAAILVKKYGE, from the exons ATGGACAACACAGACAGGAAGATATTGTATGAAGCTGCTGTTGAAGGGTGGTGGTGGAAAGCAAAATACATATTGAAAATCCATAAAAGTGCAGCCACAGTGGCAATCAATGAAAATGCTGACACGATCCTTCACGTAGCAGTTGAAATGGGGCAGAACTATTTCGTAGAAAAACTGGTG GGTCGAACAGCCCTACACATTGCGGCAATGGTTGGTAATATGCACGCAGCCCAACTCTTGGTTCAGAAGAGGAACGAGGAGCTGGTGGTGATTCTAGATAGCAAGGAAGAGTCACCATTGGATATTGCTTATGCCAATAAGAAGATCAATACACATACATATTTCTTGAAATGCCCTGATCTAAGCCTTTCTTCAGATAAGTGTCAGGAAAATGCTATATTGGCTGCtattttagtaaaaaaatatGGTGAGTAG